The genomic window TCCTCTTCAAGTTTTGCCGCCAATTCATAAATCTTCCATCCTGTTACTCCCTCACAAGCCAAATCAATATCTTTCGTCTCTAATGGCATTTCCAGCGCACTGCCAAAAAGAATCAATCGTGTAGCACCATATATTTTAGCCAAAGAGACTATCTTTTCAATTTGTCCTTGATTTATTGCCACCTTTATTACCTCCTTCTTTGCTCTCTGTATAAAGAAGAATAACAAATTTTTGAATAAATGTCAACGAAAATCGTGTCCGGGATTCGTGTCCGTGTCCGTTTACGGTCACGGGTCCCGGACACGGACACGATTTCCCGTGTCCGTTATTTTATTTCAAA from bacterium includes these protein-coding regions:
- a CDS encoding DNA polymerase III subunit beta, which translates into the protein MAINQGQIEKIVSLAKIYGATRLILFGSALEMPLETKDIDLACEGVTGWKIYELAAKLEEELETPLDIVPLSPPTRFTRYIETKGKVLL